From a single Gemmatimonadota bacterium genomic region:
- a CDS encoding GMC family oxidoreductase → MAAKVLTEAGADVLMLEAGTPWDNRTDSAMFTWPYQTDWRGGWIPERHFGEFDAGLGGWSLPGEPYTRADGTEFDWFRLRMVGGRTNHWGRISLRFGPDDFRRRSLDGLGDDWPISYDDISPYYDRVDRFVGVFGSNEGIRNQPDGIFLPPPEPRCWERLIQRASQRLSIPCIPSRLSILTRELNGRAACHYCGQCSRGCVTNSNFTSTNVMIHPAVESGRLELRTGCMVREVTTNAQGRADGVIYIDKETGREERVSARVVLLAASACESARILLNSRSTLFPQGLANSSGVVGRYLTDTTGTDVAGFVPALMDGIPHNEDGVGGAHLYMPWWLNNARLDFPRGYHIEIWGGRGMPGAGFMGGIQRFPNGGGWGAALKDDYRRYYGAVVGFSGRGEMVPNDDTYCEIDPDTVDQWGIPVLRFHFKWTDHEYRQVRHMQETFREIITEMGGTPFGEMPSAESGYGIAAGGRIIHELGVTRMGSDPRSSVVNGFGQAHDVPNLFVVDGGPFVSQADKNPTWTILALSWRASDYLVEARNRGEL, encoded by the coding sequence ATGGCCGCCAAGGTGCTCACGGAAGCCGGGGCCGACGTCTTGATGCTGGAGGCGGGCACGCCGTGGGACAATCGCACCGACTCGGCCATGTTCACGTGGCCCTACCAGACCGACTGGCGGGGTGGCTGGATCCCGGAGCGGCACTTCGGCGAGTTCGACGCCGGCCTGGGAGGGTGGTCCCTGCCGGGTGAGCCCTACACCCGGGCGGACGGGACGGAGTTCGATTGGTTCCGTCTGCGGATGGTGGGTGGTCGCACGAACCACTGGGGTCGTATCTCGTTGCGCTTCGGCCCCGACGACTTCCGACGCAGGAGCCTGGACGGTCTCGGCGACGACTGGCCGATCAGCTATGACGACATCTCCCCTTACTATGATCGCGTCGACCGCTTCGTGGGCGTGTTCGGCAGCAACGAGGGGATCCGCAACCAGCCGGACGGGATCTTCCTGCCTCCGCCGGAGCCGCGCTGCTGGGAGCGCCTGATCCAGCGGGCGTCCCAGCGCTTGAGCATTCCCTGCATTCCTTCACGCCTTTCGATCCTGACGCGCGAGCTGAATGGACGGGCCGCCTGCCACTACTGCGGACAGTGCAGTCGGGGTTGCGTCACCAACTCGAACTTCACTTCCACCAACGTGATGATCCACCCGGCTGTCGAGTCGGGCCGCCTGGAGCTGCGCACCGGGTGCATGGTGCGCGAGGTCACGACCAACGCCCAGGGTCGCGCGGACGGGGTGATCTACATCGACAAGGAGACCGGTCGCGAGGAACGCGTCAGTGCGCGGGTGGTGCTCCTGGCTGCCAGCGCCTGCGAGTCGGCGCGTATCCTGCTTAACTCGCGCTCTACTCTGTTCCCGCAGGGTCTGGCGAACTCGTCCGGCGTCGTGGGCCGCTACCTGACGGACACGACCGGGACGGACGTCGCCGGATTCGTTCCCGCCCTCATGGACGGAATCCCACACAACGAGGATGGGGTGGGGGGCGCGCACCTCTATATGCCCTGGTGGCTGAACAACGCCCGGCTCGACTTCCCGCGAGGATACCACATCGAGATCTGGGGCGGGCGCGGCATGCCGGGAGCGGGCTTCATGGGCGGGATCCAACGCTTCCCGAACGGCGGCGGGTGGGGCGCGGCCCTCAAGGACGATTACCGTCGTTACTACGGGGCTGTGGTGGGCTTCAGCGGCCGCGGAGAGATGGTGCCCAACGACGACACCTACTGCGAGATCGACCCCGATACCGTGGACCAGTGGGGCATTCCTGTGCTCCGCTTCCACTTCAAGTGGACGGATCACGAGTACCGCCAGGTGAGGCACATGCAGGAGACCTTTCGGGAGATCATCACCGAGATGGGCGGTACGCCCTTTGGTGAGATGCCCTCCGCGGAAAGCGGATACGGCATCGCGGCGGGCGGGCGCATCATCCACGAGCTGGGGGTGACCCGCATGGGGAGCGATCCCCGTTCCTCGGTGGTGAACGGATTCGGACAGGCGCACGACGTTCCCAACCTGTTCGTGGTCGATGGCGGGCCCTTCGTGTCGCAGGCGGACAAGAACCCCACGTGGACGATCCTGGCCCTGTCCTGGCGGGCCAGTGACTATCTGGTCGAAGCCCGAAACCGGGGCGAGCTGTGA
- a CDS encoding Gfo/Idh/MocA family oxidoreductase has protein sequence MKHPKRFRTRREFLGDAGKAGFAFTIVPRHVLGGVGYRAPSDTLNVACIGVGGMGASDVRNMGSENIHALCDVDWHAARESFNAFPQAKRYKDFREMLDREGSSIDAVTVTTPDHTHAVAAITALRMGKPVYCQKPLARTIGEVRAMADAARQAGVPTVMGNQGHAGDGIRLIREWVDAGLIGTVREVRCWTNRPIWPQAIERPTEMHHVPAHLDWDLWLGPAAERPYHPAYAPFRWRGWWDFGTGAFGDMACHIMDAAYWTLGLKYPSKVDVETSTPFEETAPRASRVEFSFPARGGRPAVKLVWSDGGLVPARPPEMDDTVRWPPSDDGGQLWIGDEGRLLAGTYGQDPVLLDPDRKAQVEAHPVEQKFPRLESVHAEFIAAVKGGPQPGSNFPGYAAPFTEMILLGNLAVRLGRTLEVNPDTGTITNLSVPDEYVRPTYRSGWAL, from the coding sequence ATGAAACACCCGAAGCGGTTTCGCACGCGACGTGAGTTCCTGGGCGACGCCGGCAAGGCCGGCTTCGCCTTCACCATCGTCCCTCGCCATGTCCTGGGAGGCGTGGGCTATCGCGCCCCCAGCGATACGCTCAACGTCGCGTGTATCGGCGTCGGAGGGATGGGCGCGTCGGACGTGCGCAACATGGGCTCGGAGAACATCCATGCCCTCTGCGACGTCGATTGGCACGCTGCGCGGGAGAGCTTCAACGCATTTCCGCAGGCCAAGCGCTACAAGGATTTCCGGGAGATGCTCGACCGGGAGGGCTCCAGCATCGATGCGGTGACGGTGACGACGCCCGACCATACACACGCGGTGGCCGCCATCACGGCACTCCGTATGGGCAAGCCCGTCTACTGCCAGAAACCCCTGGCTCGTACCATTGGCGAAGTGCGCGCCATGGCCGACGCCGCGCGCCAGGCCGGGGTTCCCACCGTGATGGGGAACCAGGGCCATGCCGGCGACGGGATTCGCCTGATCCGCGAGTGGGTCGACGCAGGCTTGATCGGCACCGTGCGGGAGGTACGCTGCTGGACCAATCGACCCATCTGGCCGCAGGCGATCGAAAGACCTACCGAGATGCACCACGTCCCTGCGCACCTGGACTGGGACCTCTGGCTGGGGCCCGCCGCCGAGCGACCCTACCATCCGGCCTATGCACCCTTCCGCTGGCGAGGGTGGTGGGACTTCGGTACGGGAGCCTTCGGCGACATGGCCTGTCATATCATGGACGCCGCCTACTGGACTCTCGGGTTGAAGTACCCCTCGAAGGTGGACGTGGAGACCTCGACACCGTTCGAGGAGACGGCGCCGCGGGCCTCCCGTGTCGAGTTCAGCTTCCCCGCCCGAGGGGGTCGGCCCGCCGTCAAGCTGGTATGGAGCGACGGTGGTTTGGTGCCAGCGCGCCCCCCAGAGATGGACGATACCGTGCGATGGCCGCCCTCGGATGACGGGGGGCAGCTCTGGATCGGGGACGAGGGCCGTCTGCTGGCGGGCACCTACGGCCAGGATCCGGTGTTGCTGGACCCCGACCGCAAGGCCCAGGTGGAGGCGCACCCCGTCGAGCAGAAGTTCCCTCGCCTGGAGAGCGTCCACGCGGAGTTCATCGCGGCCGTGAAGGGCGGCCCCCAGCCCGGCTCCAACTTCCCCGGATATGCTGCGCCCTTCACCGAGATGATCCTGCTCGGGAACCTGGCGGTACGTCTCGGGCGTACTCTGGAGGTGAATCCGGACACCGGGACGATCACCAATCTCTCGGTACCCGATGAGTACGTGCGGCCCACCTATCGGTCAGGGTGGGCTTTGTAG
- a CDS encoding SGNH/GDSL hydrolase family protein produces the protein MNVKGGRYARWVAPLAIGSLLGVSLGCTDPMAPPSEPPDASAFNVLFIGNSLTYANDLPVMLRGLLVEAGLGPVEVAQVAFPNYGLEDHWLDGRARAAIELGGWDYVVMQQGPSATEGRPSLLEYSRRFGELARAIGATPALYMVWPATERSFDFDGVAASYALAADSAQGILFPAGEAWRAAWRRDPNAQLYGPDGFHPSAQGSYLAALTMADRLVGESFAPSFAGAPIPSGYGPLLLESARAANATYP, from the coding sequence ATGAACGTCAAAGGCGGTCGGTACGCGCGTTGGGTGGCCCCACTGGCCATCGGCTCGCTGTTGGGTGTGAGCTTGGGCTGTACCGACCCGATGGCGCCGCCCAGCGAACCGCCGGATGCGTCGGCGTTCAACGTCCTGTTCATCGGCAACAGCCTCACCTACGCGAACGATCTGCCCGTCATGCTGCGCGGGCTACTCGTGGAGGCGGGTCTGGGGCCCGTCGAGGTGGCCCAGGTGGCCTTCCCCAACTACGGGCTGGAGGACCACTGGCTGGACGGACGGGCGCGGGCGGCCATCGAGCTGGGCGGCTGGGACTATGTCGTGATGCAGCAGGGGCCTTCCGCGACCGAGGGAAGACCGTCGCTGTTGGAGTACTCTCGCCGCTTCGGCGAGCTGGCGCGAGCGATCGGCGCCACGCCGGCCCTCTACATGGTCTGGCCCGCCACCGAGCGGAGCTTCGATTTCGACGGGGTGGCGGCGTCCTACGCCTTGGCCGCCGACTCCGCGCAGGGGATCCTGTTTCCGGCGGGCGAGGCCTGGCGGGCCGCCTGGCGACGTGATCCCAACGCGCAGCTCTATGGTCCGGACGGTTTCCATCCGAGCGCGCAGGGCTCCTACCTCGCCGCGCTCACCATGGCCGACCGGCTGGTGGGCGAGTCCTTCGCGCCCAGCTTCGCCGGGGCGCCGATCCCGTCCGGGTACGGTCCGCTGCTGCTGGAGTCGGCGCGCGCGGCCAACGCGACCTACCCGTAG
- a CDS encoding Gfo/Idh/MocA family oxidoreductase — MSEGRLGIGFVGSGFNARFHIQSFPAVRDADVLGVWSPNAKNAKDAAALARKLDVGQARAYRSITEMVEDPAIDAIWMCGPNHARIENIEEIVSAIERGKGSLKGMACEKPLARNVEEAKKVCALVERVGLKTGYLENQVFAPQVELGRELIWKRGASLTGRPYLARAAEEHAGPHGPWFWKGSLQGGGVLNDMMCHSALVVRHLLTRPGEPYSTVRPRRITGHIASLKWSRPEYAKQLARTMGKDIDYTRTPSEDFASVHIEFETDDGFTVLGEATTSWSFVGAGLRLSSELLGPEYSMAWNTLDSGLKLFFSREVKGKAGEDLVEKQNAEVGLMPVVAGEAWAYGYEAEDRHFVRAFLGKEEPLLTFADGLEVVQILMAAYLSAEKGKTIEFPPRGLDRFVPSVAKGEWRPR; from the coding sequence ATGAGCGAAGGACGACTCGGCATCGGATTCGTAGGAAGCGGATTCAACGCCCGTTTCCACATCCAGTCGTTCCCGGCCGTGCGCGACGCGGACGTCCTGGGTGTTTGGAGTCCCAACGCCAAGAACGCGAAGGATGCTGCCGCGCTGGCGCGCAAGCTCGATGTCGGTCAGGCCCGCGCCTACCGGTCCATCACGGAGATGGTCGAGGACCCCGCCATCGATGCGATCTGGATGTGCGGCCCCAACCACGCGCGGATCGAGAACATCGAGGAGATCGTCTCGGCCATCGAGCGCGGGAAGGGCAGCTTGAAAGGGATGGCCTGCGAGAAGCCCCTGGCGCGCAACGTGGAGGAAGCCAAGAAGGTCTGCGCGCTCGTGGAGCGCGTAGGGCTGAAGACGGGATACCTGGAGAACCAGGTGTTCGCGCCGCAGGTGGAGCTCGGCCGGGAGCTCATCTGGAAGCGCGGCGCCTCACTGACCGGGCGCCCGTATCTGGCCCGCGCGGCCGAGGAGCACGCCGGTCCGCACGGCCCGTGGTTCTGGAAAGGGAGCCTGCAGGGGGGTGGTGTCCTGAACGACATGATGTGCCATTCGGCACTGGTGGTGCGCCACCTCCTCACCCGCCCTGGTGAACCGTACTCCACCGTCCGTCCGCGGCGCATCACCGGTCATATCGCGAGCCTCAAGTGGTCGCGCCCCGAGTACGCGAAGCAACTGGCGCGTACGATGGGCAAGGATATCGACTACACGCGCACTCCGTCCGAGGACTTCGCCAGCGTCCACATCGAGTTCGAGACCGACGACGGCTTCACCGTCTTGGGGGAGGCGACCACCTCCTGGAGCTTCGTGGGGGCCGGCCTGCGCCTGTCGTCCGAGCTGCTGGGACCCGAGTACTCGATGGCCTGGAACACGCTCGACTCTGGACTGAAGCTCTTCTTCAGCCGCGAGGTGAAGGGGAAAGCCGGCGAGGACCTGGTCGAGAAGCAGAACGCCGAGGTCGGCCTGATGCCGGTCGTGGCCGGAGAGGCGTGGGCGTACGGCTACGAAGCGGAGGATCGGCATTTCGTGCGCGCGTTCCTGGGCAAGGAGGAGCCCTTGCTGACGTTCGCCGACGGGCTCGAGGTGGTTCAGATCCTCATGGCTGCCTATCTCAGCGCGGAGAAGGGCAAGACCATCGAGTTTCCACCGCGGGGACTGGATCGGTTCGTGCCCAGCGTGGCCAAGGGGGAGTGGCGCCCGCGGTAG
- a CDS encoding choice-of-anchor B family protein has product MPRHGRTLGVGAALWLASVANGGAQDQFGRAVAVAGDHVIVVKPTVGRGPAMLYVFSRDGSERERLTVARSARTGEGVSPSLSAQSGAFVVGSGDPENRLAGHMFRRGAGGQWAWDTSPAIAPAPATGGPALDFAGILRILQPPSRVVALDGDRLLAGVVGAPGGERGVRVLEKNAEGTWAPVALLAAPEGPDARFGSALWLNGDEAWVGAPGFEGTGAVFRFVRQANGAWTQDAVLRGETLPPGSRMGEALVLAGSRLVAGAPGADGSRGLVLVFSPTSVGGWAEVQRLEGEAPGDAFGSALAYGARELWVGAPQRDARAGAVYRWGDGEDGLVALGPLPLGAAQAGDLVGIALALTDEIGVVGAPGAVGGVGRAAVLQRRNGAQWSIERWVEPLGRLASARDGEVPCVEGAAAGFKCENVDLLSFVSLQDLGAHPGERVSDLWGWTDPQTGREYALVGRTAGAAIVDVTDAGAPRFLGLVPGNPSGARDLKVYRDHLFFTGDGAGEHGLVVFDLTRIRDLDATAPTTVAPDTVYHGIASAHNLVIDTGSGYAFPVGASGGGETCGGGLHMVDIRDPKAPVFAGCYTDTEGLIWQGRTHDAQCVVYDGPDEPHRGRQICFASNETAIRIVDVTDKANPTPIGVATYPGRAYVHQGWLSDDQRYFYMNDELDELVGTAPRTRTYVWDVSELDDPILLRTVDGPDTSTDHNLFVKGDRMYQANYQAGFRVFDLSDPENPVEIGWFDTTPYEGNPPGFVGAWTAYPFFASGTVIVSSMNEGLFLLRPRGRPLIP; this is encoded by the coding sequence ATGCCGCGTCACGGGAGGACACTGGGGGTCGGGGCCGCGCTGTGGCTGGCCAGCGTGGCGAACGGCGGTGCCCAGGACCAGTTCGGGCGTGCGGTGGCGGTGGCGGGAGATCACGTGATCGTGGTCAAGCCCACGGTCGGGCGGGGACCCGCCATGCTCTATGTGTTCTCGCGCGACGGCAGTGAGCGAGAGCGCCTGACCGTGGCGCGCAGCGCGCGCACCGGCGAGGGAGTCAGCCCTTCTCTCAGCGCCCAGTCCGGCGCCTTCGTCGTGGGGAGCGGCGATCCGGAGAACCGCCTCGCCGGCCACATGTTCCGGCGGGGAGCGGGGGGACAGTGGGCCTGGGATACCAGTCCCGCCATCGCGCCGGCGCCGGCCACGGGCGGTCCGGCCCTCGACTTCGCGGGCATCCTCCGGATCCTGCAACCGCCCTCGCGCGTCGTTGCGCTCGACGGGGATCGGCTGCTCGCGGGCGTCGTGGGCGCGCCCGGGGGAGAGCGGGGCGTCCGGGTGCTGGAGAAGAACGCCGAGGGCACGTGGGCGCCGGTCGCCCTTCTGGCGGCCCCGGAAGGACCCGATGCCCGCTTCGGCAGCGCGCTGTGGCTCAACGGGGACGAGGCCTGGGTCGGTGCGCCTGGCTTCGAGGGGACGGGAGCCGTATTCCGGTTCGTCCGCCAAGCGAACGGCGCGTGGACCCAGGATGCGGTCCTCCGGGGGGAGACGCTGCCTCCCGGGTCGCGTATGGGGGAGGCGCTGGTGCTGGCGGGCAGCCGCCTGGTTGCCGGCGCCCCGGGGGCCGATGGCTCGCGCGGGCTCGTCCTGGTGTTCTCGCCCACCTCGGTCGGGGGCTGGGCCGAGGTGCAGCGTCTCGAGGGCGAGGCACCGGGCGACGCGTTCGGGAGTGCGCTGGCGTACGGAGCGCGCGAGTTGTGGGTCGGCGCTCCCCAACGGGATGCCCGAGCGGGCGCCGTGTACCGGTGGGGTGACGGTGAGGACGGCCTGGTCGCCCTGGGTCCCCTGCCGTTGGGCGCCGCGCAGGCCGGTGATCTTGTCGGCATCGCCCTCGCCCTGACGGACGAGATCGGGGTCGTGGGCGCTCCGGGCGCGGTTGGCGGGGTGGGGCGCGCTGCGGTCCTGCAGCGCCGGAACGGAGCGCAGTGGTCGATCGAGCGTTGGGTCGAACCGCTCGGGCGGCTGGCCTCCGCCAGGGATGGGGAGGTCCCGTGCGTGGAAGGAGCCGCTGCGGGATTCAAGTGCGAGAACGTCGATCTGTTGTCCTTCGTTTCACTGCAGGATCTCGGTGCTCATCCGGGTGAACGCGTGAGCGACCTCTGGGGATGGACGGATCCCCAGACGGGTCGCGAGTACGCGCTCGTGGGTCGGACCGCTGGCGCTGCCATCGTCGATGTCACCGATGCGGGTGCGCCCCGCTTTCTGGGATTGGTGCCGGGCAACCCCAGTGGTGCGCGCGACCTCAAGGTGTATCGCGATCACCTGTTCTTCACGGGAGACGGCGCAGGCGAACACGGCTTGGTGGTCTTCGACCTCACGCGGATTCGCGACCTCGACGCCACGGCGCCCACCACCGTCGCCCCCGATACCGTCTATCACGGGATCGCGAGCGCACACAACCTGGTCATCGACACGGGGAGCGGGTACGCCTTCCCGGTCGGCGCGAGCGGCGGGGGTGAGACCTGCGGCGGCGGGCTGCACATGGTGGACATCAGGGATCCCAAGGCGCCGGTCTTCGCAGGGTGCTACACCGACACGGAGGGGCTCATCTGGCAGGGTCGGACGCACGACGCGCAGTGCGTCGTCTACGACGGACCCGACGAGCCCCACCGAGGACGGCAGATCTGCTTCGCGTCGAACGAGACCGCCATCCGGATCGTCGACGTCACCGACAAGGCCAATCCCACCCCGATCGGCGTGGCGACCTATCCCGGCCGGGCCTACGTGCACCAGGGATGGTTGTCGGACGACCAGCGCTACTTCTACATGAACGACGAGCTGGACGAGCTCGTGGGCACGGCGCCCCGTACGCGTACCTACGTCTGGGACGTGTCCGAGCTCGACGACCCCATCTTGCTGCGGACGGTCGACGGGCCGGACACGTCGACGGACCACAACCTGTTCGTCAAAGGCGACCGGATGTACCAGGCCAACTACCAGGCCGGCTTCCGGGTCTTCGACCTGAGCGACCCCGAGAACCCCGTCGAGATCGGGTGGTTCGATACGACGCCCTACGAAGGCAATCCTCCCGGATTCGTGGGCGCGTGGACCGCGTATCCGTTCTTCGCGAGCGGCACGGTCATCGTCTCCAGCATGAACGAAGGGCTGTTTCTGCTGCGGCCGCGCGGCCGCCCCTTGATCCCTTGA
- a CDS encoding gluconate 2-dehydrogenase subunit 3 family protein, producing the protein MSDPTRREAIGALAALALVAPLACTPEEASNARAALRQNRSTGQPYQPRFFTAEEWERVRVLVDMILPADERSGSATDAEVPEFIDFVLTEGNDDSARTQVRGGLTWLDRECRERFNAGFLEATAEQRGQVLDDIAWPARAPAELSHGVRFFNRMRDLTASGFWSSQMGVEDLQYMGNVMNPGWAGCPPEQLEKLGLNS; encoded by the coding sequence ATGTCTGATCCGACCCGACGCGAAGCCATCGGCGCGCTGGCCGCGCTCGCTCTCGTCGCACCGCTGGCGTGCACGCCGGAGGAGGCCTCCAACGCACGGGCCGCGCTGCGCCAGAATCGGAGCACCGGACAGCCGTACCAGCCCCGCTTCTTCACGGCGGAGGAATGGGAGCGGGTTCGAGTGCTGGTGGATATGATCCTGCCGGCCGACGAGCGATCGGGGAGCGCCACCGACGCCGAGGTGCCGGAGTTCATCGACTTCGTGCTGACGGAGGGCAACGACGACTCGGCTCGCACTCAGGTCCGCGGTGGACTCACCTGGCTCGACCGGGAATGCCGCGAGCGCTTCAATGCGGGCTTCCTCGAAGCCACGGCTGAACAGCGAGGTCAGGTATTGGACGACATCGCTTGGCCGGCGCGGGCTCCGGCGGAGCTGAGCCACGGTGTCCGGTTCTTCAATCGCATGCGTGACCTCACCGCCAGCGGCTTCTGGTCGAGCCAGATGGGTGTGGAAGACTTGCAGTACATGGGCAACGTGATGAATCCGGGGTGGGCAGGGTGTCCGCCGGAGCAACTCGAGAAGCTGGGATTGAACTCATGA
- a CDS encoding alginate export family protein — translation MVSRLLPVLALLAVLPPADAQAQVLVPGQGVSVDIRLGEGGSWIAEDIEVLSRPRSLSLRGPIEALDVEGSRLKVLGRWIRFGPDSTTFVPARQGASLAAFEQWEWMEVKLTELGTPEPVAARVDLYAKTSRTVKGTVTAVNRAAGRTVLYVNGFPIEITRETDVDDEAGGMFTELFGELKSEDLIGDDPGYRQIGSNLFVSGSLRPIAQVQSSFSLAENSDDVFGIGEPSARAEMMAVLPGGAKLFAQGQLRTRYELYRTEDVLADEVSTDPEVQLRQLYVSAPSLLDLPIGVTAGKQRVRDNREFLFDEYLDGLRVYAYPLQPLVLEASFFAPVVPLRDRYETWKDLLLQARWFVGDDWRTNVYMLRRSDTDEARGRNVRYYGASLEGKHDFLKVWGNGALLRGEDKGRAQDAYAWDVGVALRARHLALQPGVSLSRAKGSGDRDGGDATSNEFRQSGYHDNSSRVWGLASFRHFGEALDPELSNLNIVTASVGIRTASRFSLDLVGHQYWLVELTDQLDNVDLETSDTPLSGGSYDVGYGADVVLALRDVFPGTHFTYKLGAFVPGDAFENSAGLAWLHKLEFRIDF, via the coding sequence ATGGTGAGTCGCCTTCTGCCGGTGCTGGCGCTGCTGGCGGTGCTGCCGCCCGCGGACGCCCAGGCACAAGTGCTGGTGCCCGGCCAGGGGGTGTCCGTCGACATCCGGCTGGGGGAGGGGGGAAGCTGGATCGCGGAGGACATCGAGGTGCTGTCGCGGCCGCGCTCTCTCTCGCTGCGTGGACCGATCGAAGCGCTGGATGTGGAGGGCTCCCGCCTCAAGGTGCTGGGCCGCTGGATCCGTTTCGGGCCGGACTCGACCACCTTCGTTCCTGCGCGCCAGGGAGCATCGCTGGCCGCCTTCGAGCAGTGGGAGTGGATGGAGGTCAAGCTGACGGAGCTCGGCACTCCCGAGCCGGTAGCAGCGCGCGTCGACCTCTACGCCAAGACCTCGCGGACGGTGAAGGGGACAGTGACTGCGGTGAATCGGGCGGCGGGGCGCACCGTACTGTATGTCAACGGTTTCCCCATCGAGATCACCCGGGAGACGGATGTCGACGATGAGGCGGGGGGCATGTTCACCGAGCTGTTCGGCGAGCTGAAGTCCGAGGATCTCATCGGAGATGATCCGGGCTACCGCCAGATCGGCTCGAATCTCTTCGTTTCGGGGAGTCTCCGGCCCATCGCGCAGGTCCAGAGCTCCTTTTCCTTGGCAGAGAACTCGGACGATGTCTTCGGAATCGGCGAGCCTTCGGCCCGGGCCGAGATGATGGCGGTGCTGCCGGGTGGGGCCAAGCTCTTCGCGCAGGGACAGCTGCGGACCCGCTACGAGCTCTACCGTACCGAGGACGTGTTGGCGGACGAGGTGTCCACCGACCCGGAAGTGCAACTGCGGCAACTCTACGTGTCCGCCCCATCACTCCTCGATCTTCCCATCGGCGTCACTGCCGGGAAGCAGCGCGTTCGCGACAACCGTGAGTTCCTCTTCGACGAGTACCTCGACGGCCTGAGGGTGTACGCCTATCCTCTGCAGCCACTGGTGCTCGAGGCCTCGTTCTTTGCGCCCGTCGTGCCGCTGCGCGACCGCTATGAGACGTGGAAGGATCTGCTGCTGCAAGCACGCTGGTTCGTCGGTGACGACTGGCGGACCAACGTCTACATGCTGCGCCGCTCGGACACGGACGAGGCGCGCGGTCGCAATGTCCGCTACTACGGCGCGTCGCTGGAAGGGAAGCACGACTTCCTCAAGGTGTGGGGCAACGGAGCGCTGCTGCGGGGGGAGGACAAGGGACGTGCGCAGGACGCGTATGCCTGGGACGTCGGGGTGGCGCTGCGGGCTCGGCACCTGGCCCTGCAGCCGGGAGTCAGCCTGTCACGGGCCAAGGGCTCCGGAGACCGCGACGGCGGCGATGCCACGTCCAACGAATTCCGGCAGTCGGGCTACCACGACAACTCCAGCCGCGTCTGGGGTCTCGCGTCGTTCCGACACTTCGGCGAGGCGCTCGATCCCGAGCTGAGCAATCTGAACATCGTGACGGCCAGTGTGGGAATTCGGACCGCGTCCCGCTTCTCGCTCGACCTGGTTGGACATCAATACTGGTTGGTGGAGTTGACGGACCAACTGGACAACGTCGACCTGGAGACGTCCGACACACCTTTGAGTGGGGGCAGCTACGACGTGGGCTACGGCGCTGACGTGGTGCTGGCTTTGCGTGATGTTTTCCCCGGAACCCATTTCACCTACAAGCTGGGGGCCTTCGTACCTGGCGATGCATTCGAGAATTCCGCAGGCCTGGCCTGGCTACACAAGCTGGAGTTCAGGATCGACTTCTGA
- a CDS encoding VOC family protein: METLIARLLNAFERGALDRRELIQSIALAATGSAVLGAAAPLAAKTAGADAAPSAFRTASLDHISYAVADYGRSRDFYADLMGWTVVSDNGENQATLRIGDVGDIIIRNNRRPESIGSNRPEQPPLSGVINHIAWKLERFETDEVREELERRGLQPRRDQGGGDGYDSYHVLDPDGWDLQIS, from the coding sequence ATGGAAACGTTGATTGCCCGGTTGTTGAACGCATTCGAGCGTGGAGCGCTCGACCGGCGTGAGTTGATCCAGTCGATCGCATTGGCGGCCACGGGATCCGCCGTCCTGGGCGCCGCCGCGCCGCTCGCGGCCAAGACCGCCGGTGCGGACGCAGCCCCCAGCGCGTTCCGCACGGCCAGCCTCGACCACATCTCCTACGCCGTTGCCGACTACGGCCGCAGCCGCGACTTCTACGCAGATCTGATGGGATGGACCGTGGTCTCCGACAACGGTGAGAATCAGGCCACCCTGCGGATCGGCGACGTAGGAGACATCATCATCCGCAACAACCGCCGTCCGGAATCGATCGGATCCAACCGACCGGAGCAGCCGCCCCTGTCGGGCGTGATCAACCACATCGCCTGGAAGCTGGAGCGTTTCGAGACCGACGAAGTTCGGGAGGAGTTGGAACGCAGGGGCCTCCAGCCCCGTCGGGATCAGGGTGGCGGGGACGGATACGACAGCTACCATGTCCTCGATCCGGACGGCTGGGACCTCCAGATCAGCTAA